One window of Paludibacter propionicigenes WB4 genomic DNA carries:
- the trpS gene encoding tryptophan--tRNA ligase produces the protein METVVSGIRPTGNLHLGNYFGALRNFISMQNEHNCYFFIADYHSLTTHPTPHDLHGNVRQILVEYLAAGLDPEKSTLYIQSDVPEVVELYLFLNMNAYIGELERCTSFKDKIRQQPENVNSGLLTYPTLMAADILIHRATKVPVGKDQEQHLEMTRTFGNRFNRLYNVDYFPEPQAFNFGNELVKIPGLNGSGKMGKSEGEGNAIYLADEPEAIRKKVMKAVTDAGPTEPNQAKPEAIQNIFQLMKVVSAPETLAFFDEQYNTCQIRYGDMKKQLAQDMIAFTAPFYERIKEISSNEEYISKVARMGKEKAQESAAKTIRDVREIIGFKRF, from the coding sequence ATGGAAACAGTTGTTAGCGGCATCAGGCCGACCGGAAACCTTCACTTAGGAAATTATTTTGGCGCATTGCGCAATTTTATCAGCATGCAGAATGAGCATAATTGCTATTTTTTTATTGCCGATTATCACTCACTTACCACGCATCCTACACCGCACGATTTGCATGGAAATGTCCGTCAGATTTTGGTGGAATATCTGGCTGCCGGTCTTGATCCTGAAAAATCAACTCTCTATATTCAAAGTGATGTCCCTGAAGTTGTTGAATTATATTTGTTCCTGAATATGAATGCTTATATCGGTGAGTTGGAACGTTGTACTTCATTTAAAGACAAGATTCGCCAGCAGCCGGAAAACGTAAATTCAGGACTGTTGACCTACCCAACGCTTATGGCCGCGGATATTCTTATTCATCGGGCTACTAAGGTGCCAGTTGGAAAGGATCAGGAACAGCACTTGGAAATGACTCGTACTTTCGGAAATCGTTTCAACAGATTATATAATGTGGACTATTTCCCCGAACCGCAAGCTTTCAATTTTGGTAATGAACTGGTAAAAATACCCGGACTGAATGGAAGTGGGAAAATGGGAAAATCGGAAGGAGAAGGAAATGCCATTTATTTGGCAGATGAACCGGAAGCTATTCGTAAGAAGGTGATGAAAGCTGTTACTGATGCGGGTCCAACCGAACCTAATCAGGCTAAGCCGGAAGCTATTCAGAACATTTTCCAATTAATGAAAGTGGTATCGGCTCCTGAAACGCTGGCTTTCTTTGATGAGCAGTACAATACTTGTCAGATTCGCTATGGAGATATGAAGAAGCAGTTGGCACAGGATATGATTGCTTTTACAGCACCGTTCTACGAGCGAATTAAAGAGATTTCAAGCAACGAAGAGTACATTTCCAAGGTTGCACGTATGGGCAAAGAAAAAGCGCAGGAAAGCGCAGCTAAGACCATTCGTGATGTGCGCGAAATAATCGGATTTAAGCGTTTCTAA
- a CDS encoding RNA polymerase sigma factor encodes MNNQDEINYIVRILAGETNLYSHFVNSYSNSIYSLIVRIVQTNEDAEELTQDSFLKAFKKLDSFKGDCSFSTWLFRIAYNTAISATRKRKMEFPMVDEVMMESVPDEAIETFFDGDENEIRLQKLEEAITKLNVEEKTLITLFYTEDKSVAELARVLDLTPENVKVKLHRVRKKLYVLMTKGNENEQR; translated from the coding sequence ATGAATAATCAGGACGAGATAAACTACATAGTGCGTATACTTGCCGGCGAAACGAATTTATATTCGCATTTCGTCAACTCGTACAGCAACTCTATCTACTCGTTGATTGTTCGTATAGTACAGACCAATGAAGATGCCGAGGAACTGACGCAGGATAGTTTTCTGAAAGCGTTCAAAAAACTGGACAGTTTCAAAGGCGATTGCAGTTTCTCTACCTGGTTGTTCAGGATAGCTTATAACACGGCTATTTCGGCCACCAGGAAGCGAAAAATGGAGTTTCCGATGGTGGATGAAGTAATGATGGAAAGCGTTCCTGACGAGGCAATAGAAACTTTTTTCGATGGGGATGAGAATGAGATCAGATTACAAAAGCTGGAAGAAGCCATAACGAAACTCAATGTAGAAGAAAAAACGCTGATAACGCTTTTTTATACGGAAGATAAATCGGTGGCAGAACTGGCTCGGGTGTTGGATCTGACTCCGGAGAATGTGAAGGTGAAACTTCACAGAGTGAGAAAGAAATTATATGTATTAATGACGAAAGGAAATGAAAATGAACAACGATAA
- the pckA gene encoding phosphoenolpyruvate carboxykinase (ATP): MANLDLSKYGISGNFEILHNPTYEELFQAEIDPANEGFEKGVLTTTGAVSVDTGKFTGRSPKDKFFVKDAVTDEHLWWDGTINRPTTPEVFAHCKDLVTKQLSTAKKLYVVDTFCGTNEDTRLKVRFVMEVAWQAHFVTNMFIRPSHYELANYGEPDFVCLNGSKTSNPNWKEQGLNSEVFTLFNLTERMQVIGGTWYGGEMKKGIFALQNYYLPLRGIASMHCSANVGKDGDVAIFFGLSGTGKTTLSADPKRYLIGDDEHGWDDHGVFNYEGGCYAKVIDLEKDKEPDIWRAIRRDALLENVTVGADGTPDYSAAASKTENTRVSYPIYHINKIVSPSRAGHAKKIIYLSADAFGVLPPVSILDEKSAQYHFLSGFTSKLAGTERGITEPVPSFSPAFGEAFLTLHPTMYAKTLIGKAKEHNAKVYLVNTGWNGTGKRISLKNTRAIIDAIIDGSIENAPTVHVPILNLVAPTALNNVDSNILDPRDTYADVAEWETKAKSLAAKYIKNFEQYCDNDDAKALIPSGPQL, from the coding sequence ATGGCAAACTTGGATTTAAGCAAGTACGGGATTTCAGGAAATTTTGAAATTCTGCACAACCCAACTTACGAAGAATTGTTTCAGGCAGAAATCGATCCTGCAAACGAAGGTTTTGAAAAAGGAGTGTTAACAACAACAGGTGCGGTATCCGTTGATACAGGTAAATTTACAGGTCGTTCTCCTAAGGATAAATTCTTTGTAAAAGATGCAGTAACCGATGAGCACTTGTGGTGGGATGGAACTATTAACCGCCCTACTACTCCTGAAGTATTTGCGCACTGTAAAGATCTTGTAACAAAACAACTTTCTACTGCAAAAAAATTGTATGTAGTTGATACATTCTGCGGAACTAACGAAGATACTCGCCTGAAAGTACGTTTCGTTATGGAAGTAGCATGGCAGGCTCACTTTGTGACTAACATGTTTATCCGTCCTTCTCACTACGAATTGGCTAACTACGGTGAACCAGATTTCGTATGTTTGAACGGTTCTAAAACTTCAAATCCTAACTGGAAAGAACAAGGATTGAACTCTGAAGTATTTACATTGTTCAACCTGACTGAAAGAATGCAGGTAATCGGTGGTACCTGGTACGGTGGTGAAATGAAGAAAGGTATTTTTGCGCTGCAAAACTACTACTTGCCATTGCGTGGAATCGCTTCTATGCACTGTTCTGCTAACGTTGGTAAAGATGGTGATGTAGCTATCTTCTTCGGTTTGTCAGGAACTGGTAAAACTACTCTTTCTGCAGACCCAAAACGTTACCTGATTGGTGATGACGAACATGGTTGGGACGATCACGGAGTGTTCAACTACGAAGGTGGTTGCTATGCTAAAGTAATCGATTTGGAAAAAGACAAAGAACCAGATATCTGGAGAGCTATCCGTCGTGATGCTTTGTTGGAAAACGTAACTGTAGGTGCTGATGGTACTCCTGATTATTCAGCTGCTGCGTCTAAAACAGAAAACACCCGTGTTTCTTACCCTATTTATCATATCAACAAAATCGTTTCTCCTTCACGTGCAGGACACGCAAAGAAAATTATTTACCTGTCGGCTGATGCATTTGGTGTATTGCCTCCGGTATCTATTTTGGACGAAAAATCAGCTCAATATCACTTCCTTTCAGGCTTTACTTCAAAATTAGCCGGAACAGAACGTGGTATCACTGAACCGGTTCCTTCTTTCTCGCCTGCATTTGGTGAAGCTTTCTTGACTTTGCACCCAACAATGTATGCTAAGACATTGATTGGCAAGGCTAAAGAACACAACGCTAAAGTTTATTTGGTAAACACTGGCTGGAACGGAACAGGAAAACGTATTTCGTTGAAAAACACTCGTGCTATCATCGATGCTATCATTGATGGTTCAATCGAAAATGCTCCAACAGTACACGTTCCAATTTTGAATCTGGTAGCTCCAACTGCTTTGAACAATGTTGATTCAAACATCCTTGATCCACGTGATACTTATGCAGATGTTGCAGAATGGGAAACTAAAGCAAAATCACTTGCTGCTAAATACATCAAGAACTTCGAACAATACTGTGACAACGACGATGCGAAAGCATTGATTCCTTCAGGTCCACAATTGTAA
- a CDS encoding Cof-type HAD-IIB family hydrolase, protein MSNYDETETSKTFEVDYKMLVLDLDDTLLRDDHSISSRNKKLLTEAQEKGVKVVLASGRPTQAMLQYAEELQLASFDSYLISFNGAVVTSMKNNEILFQKNLTRDEIHSLYDFSITNNVHIITYSNKGIVSETDSEYIDVELNLTGIPHHKVPSFKSEITGSAVKCILLEDPSFLRQVEKKLKAERTDLSVARSKPFFLEVMPHGIDKAASIDFLAKKLDIEQHEVIAVGNAGNDLSMIQYAGLGVWVDNVTPELRHEADVIVASNNNDGVAEVVERFILK, encoded by the coding sequence ATGTCAAATTACGATGAAACGGAGACTTCAAAAACGTTTGAAGTTGACTATAAAATGCTGGTTCTCGATCTCGACGATACCTTGCTTCGGGATGATCACAGTATTTCCTCCCGCAACAAAAAACTATTGACCGAAGCGCAAGAAAAAGGCGTAAAAGTAGTGTTAGCTTCCGGTCGTCCCACGCAAGCCATGCTGCAATATGCCGAGGAACTTCAGCTTGCCTCCTTCGATTCATACCTCATTTCGTTCAACGGAGCTGTGGTTACGTCGATGAAAAACAATGAAATTTTGTTTCAGAAAAACCTCACACGCGATGAAATTCACAGCTTGTACGATTTTAGCATTACCAATAACGTGCACATTATCACCTATTCCAACAAAGGAATAGTGAGCGAAACCGATTCGGAATACATCGACGTGGAATTGAACCTCACAGGCATTCCCCACCACAAAGTACCTTCCTTTAAAAGCGAAATTACCGGTTCCGCGGTCAAATGTATTTTGCTTGAAGATCCCTCCTTCCTCAGACAGGTAGAGAAAAAGCTAAAAGCAGAACGCACCGACTTGAGCGTGGCTCGTTCCAAACCATTCTTTCTGGAAGTAATGCCACACGGTATCGATAAAGCTGCCAGCATTGATTTCCTTGCAAAAAAACTAGACATTGAACAACACGAAGTAATAGCAGTTGGCAATGCCGGAAATGATCTTTCCATGATTCAATATGCCGGACTGGGAGTTTGGGTAGATAATGTTACTCCCGAACTTCGACACGAGGCCGATGTGATAGTAGCTTCCAATAACAACGATGGTGTAGCCGAAGTAGTAGAACGTTTTATATTGAAATAG
- a CDS encoding FKBP-type peptidyl-prolyl cis-trans isomerase, which produces MKKLNIFIAVALVAAFAFSSCNSNKPQLPTLKTENDSLNYALGVAYGDNLKTNYVKGDSAKKAIESILAGIDESTKGKLDKETAKIAEVGTEIGTALKQQKTKGLLGDSTLKVDIDLIKQGLINGLKGSKVQMTAIEAQAYFNKAMAARMAASMEKKFGAQKAENEKFLKENAKKPGVITTASGLQYQVITKGNGPIPTETSKVKVHYHGTLINGTVFDSSVDRKEPVVFPVNQVIKGWTEVLKLMPVGSKYKVFVPQQLAYGATDRGAIKPFSTLIFDIELISIEKDEPAQQQLSAEQIKQLQQQMQQQRR; this is translated from the coding sequence ATGAAAAAACTGAATATATTTATTGCGGTGGCTTTAGTAGCCGCATTTGCGTTTTCTTCATGCAATAGCAACAAACCCCAATTGCCAACATTAAAAACAGAAAATGACAGTTTGAATTATGCACTTGGTGTAGCTTATGGTGATAATCTGAAGACTAATTATGTTAAAGGTGATTCTGCGAAAAAAGCAATCGAATCTATCTTGGCTGGTATAGACGAATCAACCAAAGGTAAACTTGATAAGGAAACTGCTAAAATTGCAGAAGTTGGTACTGAAATCGGAACTGCTCTAAAACAACAAAAGACCAAAGGTTTATTGGGTGACTCAACGCTGAAAGTTGATATCGATTTGATTAAACAAGGTTTAATTAATGGCTTGAAAGGTTCAAAAGTTCAAATGACAGCAATTGAAGCACAAGCTTATTTCAACAAAGCCATGGCTGCTCGTATGGCTGCAAGCATGGAGAAAAAATTTGGTGCGCAAAAAGCCGAAAATGAAAAATTCCTCAAGGAAAATGCAAAAAAACCGGGAGTGATTACTACTGCCAGCGGATTGCAATATCAGGTTATCACTAAAGGTAACGGTCCTATCCCTACTGAAACAAGCAAAGTAAAAGTACACTATCACGGAACTTTGATTAACGGAACAGTATTTGATAGTTCAGTTGACCGTAAAGAACCTGTTGTATTCCCTGTTAATCAGGTTATCAAAGGCTGGACAGAAGTTTTAAAATTAATGCCTGTAGGTTCAAAATATAAAGTATTTGTACCTCAACAGTTGGCTTATGGTGCTACTGATCGTGGTGCTATCAAACCTTTCTCTACGTTGATTTTTGATATCGAATTGATTTCAATAGAAAAAGATGAACCTGCACAACAGCAATTGAGTGCTGAGCAGATTAAACAGCTTCAACAACAAATGCAACAACAAAGAAGATAA
- a CDS encoding alpha/beta hydrolase, with the protein MKKLHLILVALFFCVVGFSRNQVDTISVFSTKMKKEIRNVVIVPENYNVKKRYPVVYLLHGYSDNYAKWINTVPSIKALANKHQFILVCPDGGYSSWYMDSPIDSTYQYESFITKDLLSYIDTHYSTIAERSQRAITGLSMGGHGALYIAIRNKDLFANAGSMSGGVDLRSSTKLFDIAKRIGNIETNATEWDNRSVINMVNSLKNDELNLIIDCGVSDIFYQINAALHRRLMNLGINHDYIERPGEHDWSYWTNSIQYQLLFFERNFEKAKKK; encoded by the coding sequence ATGAAAAAATTACATCTTATTTTAGTTGCGTTATTTTTCTGTGTTGTTGGTTTCTCTAGAAATCAGGTAGATACCATTTCAGTCTTCTCGACAAAGATGAAGAAAGAAATAAGAAACGTAGTGATTGTACCTGAGAACTATAACGTGAAAAAGCGATACCCTGTAGTATATCTATTGCATGGCTACAGTGATAATTATGCAAAGTGGATTAATACGGTCCCTTCTATCAAGGCACTTGCCAATAAGCACCAGTTTATTCTGGTTTGCCCCGATGGAGGTTATAGCAGTTGGTATATGGATAGTCCCATTGATTCAACATACCAATACGAAAGCTTTATTACTAAAGATTTGTTGAGCTACATTGATACACATTATTCCACCATAGCCGAACGTTCGCAACGAGCTATTACGGGGCTGAGCATGGGTGGTCATGGGGCATTGTACATTGCCATTCGCAACAAAGATTTATTCGCCAATGCCGGAAGTATGAGTGGTGGTGTTGATTTACGAAGCTCAACCAAACTTTTTGACATCGCTAAACGTATTGGAAACATAGAAACTAACGCTACTGAGTGGGATAACAGATCGGTCATAAATATGGTAAATTCGCTCAAGAACGATGAGTTGAACCTGATAATTGATTGCGGAGTTTCAGATATTTTTTATCAGATTAATGCAGCTCTGCATCGTCGGTTAATGAACTTAGGCATTAACCACGATTATATTGAACGACCCGGTGAGCATGATTGGTCTTATTGGACTAATTCCATCCAATATCAGTTATTGTTTTTCGAACGAAATTTTGAAAAAGCTAAAAAGAAATAA
- a CDS encoding FKBP-type peptidyl-prolyl cis-trans isomerase yields MKRSILLIAAVGLTLTSVNAKSKKPEKTAVAPVIQEPVTVMTNEVDSMSYAFGLNVGADFSKSLKAIPGGKSNIDLIIKGFVTALKGDSALMKMDAATAFFRNYITREQTKELEARKTANQKFLIDNKTAEGVQTTASGLQYKVLTLKDGPKPKATDSVTVHYQGFLVDGTKFDSSLDRGEPVTFPLNQVIPGWTEGVQLMSVGSKYKFFIPYNLGYGENGYGNGAIPGYATLIFEVELLSIKPAVQALVVDVKAKKAVTPQKAAIKPKVTSKAKK; encoded by the coding sequence ATGAAGAGAAGTATTTTATTAATTGCGGCAGTAGGTTTGACATTGACCTCTGTGAATGCAAAAAGCAAAAAACCTGAAAAAACAGCTGTTGCTCCGGTGATTCAGGAGCCTGTAACAGTTATGACTAACGAAGTGGATTCGATGAGTTATGCATTCGGATTGAATGTAGGAGCAGATTTTTCAAAGAGCCTCAAAGCAATCCCTGGAGGAAAATCAAATATTGATTTAATCATTAAAGGATTTGTAACTGCGTTGAAAGGTGATTCAGCTTTGATGAAAATGGATGCTGCAACAGCTTTTTTCCGTAACTACATTACCAGAGAACAAACAAAGGAACTGGAAGCCCGTAAAACAGCTAATCAGAAGTTTTTGATTGATAATAAGACTGCTGAAGGAGTTCAGACTACTGCCAGCGGATTACAATACAAAGTGTTGACACTTAAAGATGGTCCAAAGCCTAAAGCTACAGACTCGGTAACTGTTCACTATCAGGGATTTTTGGTAGATGGTACCAAATTTGACAGCTCTTTAGATCGTGGCGAACCGGTTACATTTCCACTTAATCAGGTTATTCCCGGTTGGACAGAAGGTGTGCAGTTAATGTCTGTCGGTTCAAAATACAAATTCTTCATCCCTTATAACCTTGGATATGGAGAAAACGGATACGGCAACGGAGCTATTCCCGGATATGCAACTCTTATATTTGAAGTTGAATTACTTTCGATCAAACCGGCAGTTCAAGCTCTGGTAGTCGACGTTAAAGCAAAAAAAGCTGTTACACCCCAAAAAGCTGCTATTAAACCCAAAGTGACTAGTAAAGCTAAGAAATAA
- a CDS encoding FKBP-type peptidyl-prolyl cis-trans isomerase translates to MEMKKVSYALGLSLGNNLLGSGVKSLDYAQMAKGIQDVMEQKEPEISYQEAQTIIGEFFQNLQAKMAEKAQGEGKAFLEANAKRAEVTTLASGLQYEVLTKGEGAVPSAADSVKVHYHGTLIDGTVFDSSVSRGEPATFGVTQVISGWVEALQLMPVGSKWKLFIPSDLAYGEQGAGQAIAPHSTLVFEVELLDIV, encoded by the coding sequence ATTGAAATGAAGAAAGTAAGTTATGCATTGGGCTTGAGTTTGGGTAATAACCTGTTAGGAAGTGGTGTTAAATCGCTGGATTATGCTCAGATGGCTAAAGGAATTCAGGATGTTATGGAGCAAAAAGAGCCTGAAATCAGTTATCAGGAAGCTCAAACAATTATCGGTGAATTTTTTCAAAACCTGCAAGCCAAAATGGCTGAAAAAGCTCAGGGCGAAGGTAAAGCCTTTTTGGAAGCTAATGCTAAGCGTGCCGAAGTGACTACTTTGGCCAGTGGATTGCAATACGAAGTATTAACTAAAGGAGAAGGCGCCGTACCAAGCGCAGCTGATTCAGTAAAAGTGCATTATCATGGAACGTTAATAGATGGAACCGTGTTCGACAGTTCGGTAAGTCGTGGCGAGCCGGCTACTTTCGGAGTAACTCAGGTAATCAGTGGTTGGGTTGAAGCATTGCAATTGATGCCTGTAGGTTCAAAATGGAAATTATTTATCCCATCAGACCTCGCTTACGGTGAGCAAGGAGCAGGACAAGCTATTGCCCCTCATTCAACACTGGTTTTTGAAGTGGAGCTACTTGATATAGTGTAA
- a CDS encoding AsnC family transcriptional regulator, with amino-acid sequence MEKIDQLDRKILQIITKNARMPFKDVAEECGVSRAAIHQRVQRLIDIDVITGSGYNVNPKMLGFQMCVYIGITLERGSMYKEVVDELEKIPEIVESQYTLGSYTILIKLYAKNDIHLMELLNGKIQEIPGVATTETLTSLDQRIKRTIPIE; translated from the coding sequence ATGGAAAAGATAGACCAATTAGACCGCAAGATTTTGCAAATTATCACTAAGAATGCTCGTATGCCCTTCAAAGATGTGGCTGAAGAGTGTGGAGTTTCACGAGCAGCTATTCATCAACGTGTTCAACGATTGATTGATATTGATGTTATCACAGGTTCAGGTTACAATGTGAATCCTAAGATGCTCGGATTCCAAATGTGTGTTTATATTGGAATAACCCTTGAGCGTGGCTCGATGTACAAAGAAGTTGTTGACGAGCTAGAAAAAATTCCCGAAATTGTAGAATCGCAATATACTCTTGGTTCGTATACCATCCTGATTAAACTTTACGCTAAAAATGACATCCATTTGATGGAATTGCTTAACGGAAAAATTCAGGAAATTCCCGGAGTAGCAACCACCGAAACACTTACTTCGCTTGATCAACGAATCAAAAGAACTATTCCGATAGAATAA
- a CDS encoding DUF6249 domain-containing protein, translating into MMDFITIPLVVGMITLGIYKLFDLFVRKKERLAIIEKIGDKFDSSMIENKFSFPLNFKFEGGFGTLKVACLLLGVGLGLLVGYFICYGTIPGYYNNGDYSYRTSEVIYGASTLLFGGLGLLIAFLIEMKYRKDKKEH; encoded by the coding sequence ATGATGGACTTTATTACTATTCCATTGGTTGTTGGAATGATAACCCTTGGCATTTACAAATTGTTTGATTTGTTCGTACGCAAAAAAGAGCGTCTGGCAATTATCGAAAAAATCGGTGACAAATTTGATTCTTCCATGATTGAAAACAAGTTTTCATTTCCTCTTAATTTTAAATTTGAAGGAGGATTTGGTACACTAAAGGTTGCTTGTTTGTTGCTTGGTGTTGGACTGGGATTACTTGTGGGGTATTTTATTTGTTATGGCACTATACCGGGCTACTATAATAACGGCGATTATTCTTATCGCACATCCGAAGTTATCTATGGTGCATCTACTTTATTATTTGGTGGTCTGGGTTTATTGATTGCCTTTTTGATTGAAATGAAATATCGAAAAGATAAAAAAGAGCATTAA
- a CDS encoding pyrimidine/purine nucleoside phosphorylase, giving the protein MFKTNQYFDGKVVSIGLESNEGTATVGVMAAGEYEFGTGTVEVMTVISGQLTIQQPDETEWKTYKKFESFVVAKDVKFKVKCTEDTPYLCLYK; this is encoded by the coding sequence ATGTTTAAAACAAATCAATACTTTGATGGAAAAGTGGTTTCTATCGGGTTGGAATCAAATGAAGGAACTGCAACAGTAGGTGTAATGGCAGCAGGCGAATATGAATTCGGAACGGGTACCGTTGAAGTTATGACTGTGATTTCCGGCCAACTCACTATTCAGCAACCTGACGAAACAGAATGGAAGACTTACAAAAAATTTGAAAGTTTCGTGGTAGCAAAAGATGTAAAATTCAAAGTAAAATGTACCGAAGATACCCCATATCTTTGTCTGTATAAATAA